A DNA window from Bradyrhizobium sp. CCBAU 53421 contains the following coding sequences:
- a CDS encoding TetR/AcrR family transcriptional regulator yields the protein MASGTTLKLKQQRSRDRREQILSAATKLFGQKGIDGTSLTEVATVAKVPLSSIYDYFADKRALVLDVPEGNFEALYQKTEPLLVKGGDPVEQLRIIFLTNFQYIKDNPSWGRVFFLEIWPSVLAAEPRVKKAVDKYALRYVQLIKQASRAGIYRRNLDPYTAMSLMMGGMCHLTAVWLLYGRKYDLVKKGKTLFTTLHNGFVQR from the coding sequence GTGGCTTCGGGGACGACGCTCAAGCTCAAGCAACAACGCAGCCGCGATCGGCGCGAGCAGATCCTCTCGGCAGCGACCAAGCTGTTCGGCCAGAAGGGCATCGACGGCACCTCGCTCACCGAGGTCGCGACCGTGGCGAAAGTACCGCTCTCCAGCATCTACGACTATTTCGCGGACAAGCGTGCGCTGGTGCTCGACGTGCCCGAGGGCAATTTCGAAGCGCTGTATCAGAAGACCGAGCCGCTGCTGGTGAAGGGAGGCGATCCCGTCGAGCAGCTTCGCATCATCTTCCTGACCAACTTCCAGTACATCAAGGACAACCCGAGCTGGGGTCGCGTGTTCTTCCTGGAGATCTGGCCGAGCGTCCTTGCCGCCGAGCCGCGCGTCAAGAAAGCGGTCGACAAATATGCGCTGCGCTACGTGCAGCTGATCAAGCAGGCGAGCCGCGCCGGCATCTATCGCCGAAACCTCGATCCCTACACCGCGATGTCGCTGATGATGGGCGGCATGTGCCACCTGACGGCGGTCTGGCTGCTCTACGGCCGCAAATACGATCTGGTGAAGAAGGGCAAGACGCTGTTCACCACGCTGCACAACGGATTCGTGCAGCGTTAG
- a CDS encoding OpgC domain-containing protein: protein MDVKAVLPPRGRDYRLDLLRGFANWAIYLDHIPNNAVNWITQKNFGFSDAADLFVFISGYTASFVYARMMLERGTVIGATRLIKRAWQIYVAHVLLFVIYIAEIGYLAQRYHDPNLQNEFNVAGFMQNPAETLYQGLILAFKPVNMDVLPLYIALMLVYPVVLWAMLRKLNLTLLASFLLYLAARRFGWNLPAYPGGSWYFNPFCWQFLFVFGGWFALGGASESITFIRSRAFLWLGGAYLLFALVMTLAGRFPELGQAMPAWLYDAFNPNDKTNLAPYRVLHFVVLAFFVTRFLPREWPGYEWPLFQPIIKCGQQSLEVFCSGVFLAVVAHVVLVEVSGSLWMQIVVSVVGIVLMTVLAYYRSWSKKVDKAPAKKPVAGQATVAAKPAE from the coding sequence ATGGACGTCAAGGCTGTTCTGCCGCCGCGTGGTCGCGACTATCGCCTCGATCTGCTGCGCGGCTTCGCCAACTGGGCGATCTATCTCGATCACATCCCGAACAACGCCGTGAACTGGATCACGCAGAAGAATTTCGGCTTCAGCGACGCCGCCGATCTGTTCGTGTTCATCTCCGGCTACACTGCGTCCTTTGTCTATGCGCGGATGATGCTCGAGCGCGGCACCGTGATCGGCGCCACCCGGCTGATCAAGCGGGCCTGGCAGATCTACGTCGCGCATGTCCTGCTGTTCGTGATCTACATCGCCGAGATCGGCTATCTCGCGCAGCGCTATCACGATCCCAACCTGCAGAATGAATTCAACGTCGCGGGCTTCATGCAGAACCCGGCGGAGACGCTCTATCAGGGCCTGATCCTGGCGTTCAAGCCGGTCAACATGGACGTGCTGCCGCTCTACATCGCGCTGATGCTGGTGTATCCGGTGGTGCTGTGGGCAATGCTGCGCAAGCTCAATCTGACGCTGCTGGCCTCGTTCCTGCTCTATCTCGCCGCACGCCGGTTCGGCTGGAATCTGCCGGCCTATCCGGGCGGCTCCTGGTACTTCAATCCGTTCTGCTGGCAATTCCTGTTCGTATTCGGCGGCTGGTTCGCGCTCGGCGGCGCCAGCGAATCGATCACCTTCATCCGCTCGCGCGCCTTCCTCTGGCTCGGCGGCGCCTATCTGCTGTTCGCGCTGGTCATGACGTTGGCGGGCCGCTTCCCGGAACTGGGCCAGGCGATGCCGGCCTGGCTCTATGACGCCTTCAATCCCAACGACAAGACCAACCTCGCGCCGTATCGCGTGCTGCATTTCGTGGTCCTGGCCTTCTTCGTCACGCGCTTCCTGCCGCGCGAATGGCCCGGATATGAATGGCCGCTGTTCCAGCCGATCATCAAATGCGGCCAGCAGTCGCTCGAGGTGTTCTGCTCGGGTGTCTTCCTTGCCGTGGTCGCGCATGTGGTGCTGGTCGAAGTCTCCGGCAGCCTCTGGATGCAGATCGTGGTCAGCGTGGTCGGCATCGTGCTGATGACCGTGCTCGCCTATTACCGCTCCTGGTCGAAGAAGGTCGACAAGGCGCCGGCGAAGAAGCCCGTGGCCGGACAGGCGACGGTGGCCGCGAAGCCGGCGGAATAG
- a CDS encoding alanyl-tRNA editing protein — protein sequence MSFTQDHADILQLEAEVLDARPGAILLERSPFFPGGGGQLADRGVLRWSGGVLPVTGLARDQRGLWHMVPGDSLISGKVVLEVEPAFRALMCELHTLAHVVNALVYTQFGGALLTGAQLNADGTFRVDFDLPGADNEALRALEAPLNDIIRQDLPVSAAFMAHAEAHAIPGLFRSKAVAPPVGEDGLVRIVEISGLDRQACGGTHLASTGQARPARIVKIDNKGRQNRRIKVAV from the coding sequence ATGTCCTTTACGCAAGACCACGCCGATATCCTGCAACTGGAAGCCGAGGTGCTCGACGCACGGCCCGGAGCCATTCTGCTTGAACGCTCGCCGTTCTTCCCGGGCGGCGGCGGACAGCTTGCCGACCGCGGGGTTCTGAGATGGTCCGGCGGTGTGCTGCCGGTGACGGGCCTTGCACGTGACCAACGCGGCCTCTGGCACATGGTCCCGGGCGACAGCCTGATCTCCGGCAAGGTCGTGCTCGAAGTCGAGCCGGCATTTCGCGCGTTGATGTGCGAGCTGCACACGCTCGCCCATGTCGTCAACGCGCTGGTCTATACGCAGTTCGGCGGCGCGCTGCTGACCGGGGCGCAACTCAATGCCGACGGCACCTTCCGGGTCGACTTCGATCTGCCCGGCGCCGACAACGAGGCCCTGCGGGCGCTTGAGGCGCCGCTGAACGACATCATCCGGCAGGACCTTCCGGTGAGCGCGGCCTTCATGGCGCATGCCGAAGCGCATGCCATCCCAGGACTGTTTCGCAGCAAGGCCGTCGCCCCGCCGGTCGGCGAAGACGGCCTTGTCCGGATCGTCGAGATCTCAGGCCTCGACCGGCAGGCCTGCGGCGGCACCCATCTGGCGTCGACCGGGCAGGCTCGCCCTGCCCGCATCGTCAAGATCGACAACAAGGGCCGCCAGAACCGCAGGATCAAGGTCGCGGTCTGA
- a CDS encoding MFS transporter: MTESIVDAVGAPVTASAAVSPRKVFWATWFGWMLDGFDSSMYGYILVSALSELLPASGIEPSKANIAIYGGLLFSIFMLGWACSMVWGWAADRYGRVRIMCWTVLVYSLFTALCGLATGIVMFALFRFVAGFGIGGEWAAGTPLLQESVPENTRVRLAGWLHTATPTGLFLAAAVTLAIGSTLGWRGMFLLGILPALLIAYLRSNIPEPEHSASRERPSVAALFAGDQARTTWAAALMMACIIFGLWSSNFWAPTVISTKLVAAGATPAHAQEMGAVAGLITNVGTLIGCFLVPWLTGWLGSRRRTAVLFFIGGLISVVVCYEVAIEWLDSLVLFMALLPVLGFFTNGVFGLFTIWLPEMFPSALRGSGSGFAFSMGRVLGAAGPTLIGALAARTGSFPLAISMLSLIYVIGLPLIRLAPETAGKPLAK, from the coding sequence ATGACTGAGAGCATCGTTGATGCCGTTGGGGCGCCGGTCACGGCGTCTGCAGCGGTGTCGCCGCGAAAAGTGTTTTGGGCGACCTGGTTCGGCTGGATGCTCGATGGTTTCGATTCCTCGATGTACGGCTACATCCTGGTCAGCGCGCTGAGCGAGCTGTTGCCCGCCAGTGGCATCGAGCCGAGCAAGGCCAATATCGCCATCTATGGCGGGCTCCTGTTCTCGATCTTCATGCTGGGCTGGGCCTGCTCGATGGTCTGGGGCTGGGCCGCGGACCGTTACGGGCGCGTCAGGATCATGTGCTGGACTGTGCTGGTCTACTCGCTGTTCACCGCGCTGTGCGGACTTGCGACCGGGATCGTGATGTTCGCATTGTTTCGCTTCGTCGCCGGCTTCGGCATTGGCGGCGAGTGGGCCGCGGGCACGCCGCTGCTGCAGGAATCCGTGCCCGAGAATACGCGGGTGCGGCTCGCCGGATGGCTGCACACGGCCACGCCGACCGGGCTGTTCCTCGCCGCCGCCGTCACGCTTGCGATCGGCAGCACGCTCGGCTGGCGTGGCATGTTCCTGCTCGGCATCCTGCCGGCGCTGCTGATTGCGTATCTGCGCAGCAACATTCCCGAACCCGAGCACAGTGCGTCGCGCGAGCGGCCGTCGGTCGCGGCCTTGTTTGCGGGAGATCAGGCGCGCACCACCTGGGCGGCCGCGCTGATGATGGCCTGCATCATCTTCGGACTGTGGTCGTCGAACTTCTGGGCGCCCACCGTGATTTCAACCAAGCTGGTCGCGGCGGGCGCGACGCCTGCGCATGCGCAGGAGATGGGAGCTGTGGCCGGGCTGATCACCAATGTCGGCACGCTGATCGGCTGCTTCCTGGTGCCGTGGCTCACCGGCTGGCTCGGCAGCCGGCGCCGCACCGCGGTGCTGTTCTTCATCGGCGGGCTGATCTCCGTCGTGGTCTGCTATGAAGTCGCGATCGAATGGCTCGACAGTCTGGTGCTGTTCATGGCGCTGCTGCCGGTGCTCGGCTTCTTCACCAATGGGGTGTTCGGCTTGTTCACGATCTGGCTGCCGGAGATGTTTCCATCCGCGCTGCGCGGCTCGGGCTCCGGCTTCGCCTTCAGCATGGGCCGCGTGCTCGGCGCTGCCGGCCCGACGCTGATCGGTGCGCTCGCCGCCCGCACCGGAAGTTTCCCGCTGGCGATCTCGATGTTGTCGCTGATCTATGTGATCGGCCTGCCGCTGATTCGGCTGGCGCCGGAGACCGCAGGAAAGCCGCTGGCGAAATAG
- a CDS encoding ATP-binding protein, which produces MTVAIEMGQTTAGASAAIDLEELLATRLLVQGNSGSGKSHLLRRLLEQSAPWVQQTIIDPEGDFVTLAERFGHLVIDAEDHTERSLQVAGERVRIHRVSTVLNLEGLDAENQMRRAAAFLGGMFEVPRDHWYPMLVVVDEAQLFAPAIAGEVSDEARKLSLGAMTNLMCRGRKRGLAGIIATQRLAKLAKNVAAEASNFLMGRTFLDIDMARAADLLGMERRQAEAFRDLERGQFMALGPALSRRPLGLRIGPTDTQPRNAAPRLMPLPEAALEDARAIILAAPPPETAARPPRRAPPPDLLSQLMAAKPTAPEQDPETTEPPPSAEQLAERRERLDRILRAILAEPDAGFRAIGVLYQEFVVRCRIEGLGAVVPELTDFRRMLTRARAGLGTEMAEDDAWQDVSLRAAILPEDMQGVFMMIARAAKEGWPCPSDAAIARAYGTHSLRRARHLLTYIEEQGLIVCQLDGAGRRIVTLVELAWATAAADPNADEVPAEAASSSAP; this is translated from the coding sequence ATGACGGTAGCGATCGAGATGGGACAGACGACGGCCGGCGCTTCGGCGGCCATCGACCTCGAGGAGCTATTGGCCACGCGCCTCCTGGTGCAAGGCAATTCGGGTTCCGGCAAATCCCATCTGCTGCGCCGGCTGCTGGAACAAAGCGCGCCATGGGTGCAGCAGACCATCATCGATCCCGAGGGTGACTTCGTGACCCTGGCCGAGCGATTCGGCCACCTCGTCATCGATGCCGAGGACCATACCGAGCGCAGCCTGCAGGTCGCCGGCGAGCGCGTGCGCATCCATCGTGTCTCCACCGTGCTCAATCTCGAGGGGCTCGACGCCGAGAACCAGATGCGGCGCGCCGCGGCCTTCCTCGGCGGCATGTTCGAGGTGCCCCGCGACCACTGGTATCCGATGCTGGTGGTGGTGGACGAAGCGCAGCTGTTCGCGCCGGCGATCGCAGGCGAAGTGTCAGACGAAGCGCGCAAGCTCTCGCTCGGCGCGATGACCAACCTGATGTGCCGCGGCCGCAAGCGCGGGCTTGCCGGGATCATCGCGACCCAGCGGCTGGCGAAGCTCGCCAAGAATGTCGCGGCCGAAGCGTCCAACTTCCTGATGGGCCGGACCTTCCTGGACATCGACATGGCGCGCGCCGCCGACCTGCTCGGCATGGAGCGGCGGCAGGCGGAGGCGTTCCGCGACCTGGAGCGCGGGCAATTCATGGCGCTGGGACCCGCGCTCTCCCGCCGTCCGCTCGGCCTCCGCATCGGTCCGACCGACACGCAACCGCGCAATGCGGCGCCGCGGCTGATGCCGCTGCCTGAAGCGGCGCTGGAAGACGCACGCGCCATCATCCTCGCAGCCCCGCCGCCCGAAACAGCGGCCAGGCCGCCGCGCCGGGCACCGCCGCCCGACCTGCTCAGCCAGCTGATGGCCGCCAAGCCGACGGCACCGGAGCAGGATCCCGAAACCACGGAGCCGCCGCCGAGCGCCGAGCAGCTGGCCGAGCGGCGTGAGCGGCTGGATCGCATCCTGCGTGCCATCCTCGCCGAGCCCGACGCCGGCTTCCGCGCTATCGGCGTGCTCTATCAGGAGTTCGTGGTCCGCTGCCGCATCGAGGGTCTCGGCGCCGTCGTGCCGGAGCTGACCGATTTCCGCCGCATGCTGACGCGCGCCCGCGCTGGCCTCGGCACCGAGATGGCGGAGGACGACGCGTGGCAGGACGTCTCGCTGCGCGCGGCCATCCTGCCCGAGGACATGCAGGGCGTCTTCATGATGATCGCCCGCGCCGCGAAGGAAGGCTGGCCCTGTCCGAGCGACGCCGCGATCGCCCGCGCCTATGGCACGCACTCGCTGCGCCGCGCCCGGCATCTTTTGACCTACATCGAGGAGCAGGGCCTGATCGTCTGCCAGCTCGACGGGGCGGGCCGGCGGATCGTGACACTCGTCGAGCTCGCCTGGGCCACCGCCGCGGCCGACCCGAATGCCGACGAGGTGCCGGCGGAAGCAGCCAGCAGCTCGGCACCGTGA